One genomic region from Saprospiraceae bacterium encodes:
- the greA gene encoding transcription elongation factor GreA: MMELTLMTPEGFEKLKHELDELKGNGRQDASKAIAEAREKGDLSENAEYHAAKDAQGMLEYKINELEKKLANVKLVDESQVDISRANILSSVTIRNKKSGKLQDYKLVSEAEADLKSGKLSVASPIGKGIVGKKIGEIAEISTPNGTIEFEIINIYI, translated from the coding sequence ATCATGGAATTGACATTAATGACCCCTGAAGGTTTTGAAAAATTGAAACACGAGCTCGATGAATTAAAAGGGAATGGAAGACAAGATGCATCGAAAGCTATTGCGGAGGCTAGGGAAAAAGGCGATCTTTCAGAAAACGCGGAGTACCATGCTGCAAAAGATGCGCAAGGCATGCTGGAATACAAAATCAATGAATTGGAAAAAAAATTGGCCAATGTAAAATTGGTCGATGAATCTCAAGTTGATATTTCCAGGGCAAATATATTGTCCTCCGTCACCATCCGTAATAAAAAATCAGGTAAACTACAAGACTACAAATTGGTCTCTGAAGCTGAGGCAGACCTTAAATCAGGCAAACTCAGTGTAGCATCCCCTATTGGCAAAGGAATCGTCGGCAAAAAGATTGGTGAAATAGCTGAGATCAGTACTCCAAATGGCACGATCGAGTTTGAGATCATAAATATTTATATCTAA
- a CDS encoding HIT family protein: MASIFSKIVAGEIPCHKVAENDDFLAFLDINPLTKGHTLVIPKQETDYIFDLEDDALGAMMVFAKKVAHAIQTKVECKRIGITVIGLEVPHAHIHLVPINTMMDMNFSSPKETTNHSALSALAESIHGEFRDK; encoded by the coding sequence TTGGCAAGCATATTCTCAAAAATAGTGGCAGGCGAAATCCCTTGCCATAAAGTGGCTGAAAATGATGACTTTCTTGCATTTTTAGATATTAACCCATTGACAAAAGGTCATACCCTGGTGATCCCTAAACAAGAGACCGATTATATTTTTGATCTTGAAGATGATGCACTCGGGGCGATGATGGTATTTGCCAAAAAAGTAGCGCATGCTATCCAAACTAAGGTAGAATGCAAGCGCATTGGAATCACCGTGATCGGATTAGAAGTGCCACATGCCCATATTCATCTGGTGCCTATCAACACTATGATGGACATGAACTTTTCTTCGCCCAAAGAGACAACTAATCACAGTGCACTTTCCGCACTGGCCGAAAGTATCCATGGAGAGTTTAGAGATAAGTAA
- the lysM gene encoding peptidoglycan-binding protein LysM yields MGLFSFLKGAGEKLFGSKTPTAPAVPEVDAAAIERERKITAMQSYLTGLGLDIANIDLDLEGDKVTVYGQAQTQADKEKLILALGNVEGVASVDDRVSVLISEPEAEMYEVKSGDSLSKIAKHFYGDPMRYNEIFEANMPMLKHPDKIYPGQMLRIPK; encoded by the coding sequence ATGGGATTATTTTCATTTTTAAAAGGAGCCGGAGAAAAGCTATTTGGCTCTAAAACACCCACTGCACCAGCAGTACCAGAGGTAGATGCAGCAGCAATAGAAAGAGAAAGGAAGATCACTGCTATGCAAAGTTATCTTACCGGCCTTGGCCTTGATATCGCCAATATAGACCTTGACCTTGAAGGTGACAAAGTCACAGTATATGGTCAAGCTCAAACTCAAGCTGACAAAGAAAAACTGATACTTGCGCTGGGCAATGTAGAAGGAGTTGCTTCCGTTGATGATCGGGTATCTGTCTTAATATCAGAGCCAGAAGCTGAAATGTACGAAGTAAAATCCGGTGATTCATTGTCAAAGATTGCCAAACATTTTTATGGCGATCCAATGAGATACAATGAAATCTTTGAGGCCAATATGCCTATGCTCAAACATCCTGATAAAATCTATCCAGGTCAAATGCTTAGAATCCCAAAATAA
- a CDS encoding DUF2721 domain-containing protein: MEITFNTPAVLFPAISLLMLAYTNRFLALANLIRKLHEQYRAGKDEKMMLLQIMGLRKRLYYVRWMQGLGVFSFLICVCTMYCIYSGWQSIAHGLFAVSLISLSVSLVFSLIEIIQSTNALELELSDMQGLEEEGFFKELWNKYKTMRK, from the coding sequence ATGGAAATCACTTTTAATACTCCTGCTGTTTTATTTCCTGCCATTAGTTTGCTGATGCTGGCATATACCAATCGATTTTTGGCCCTCGCCAATCTGATCAGAAAATTACATGAACAGTACAGGGCAGGCAAAGATGAAAAAATGATGTTGCTACAGATCATGGGACTTCGAAAGCGGTTGTATTATGTGAGGTGGATGCAGGGGCTCGGCGTCTTTAGTTTTTTGATTTGTGTTTGCACGATGTATTGTATCTATAGCGGGTGGCAGTCTATTGCGCATGGCTTGTTTGCAGTCAGTTTGATTTCATTGTCAGTTTCCCTTGTTTTTTCGTTGATTGAGATCATCCAGTCTACCAATGCCTTAGAGTTGGAGTTAAGTGATATGCAAGGATTGGAAGAAGAAGGTTTTTTTAAAGAACTTTGGAACAAATACAAAACAATGCGAAAATAA
- a CDS encoding TonB-dependent receptor — MKGAIKDKSTREAMVAATIASGTVGGITDETGHYQILLQPGKYRLDISYLGYTTEHRDIVIKSDEWIDLDVWMESAENVLQTAVISDSRYAKPISESTISMEVIKSSLIDHLNATSVDEVLDKVPGLTMVGDQANIRGGAGFSYGAGSRVLLMINEVPALQADAGYPNWDDVPVENIEQIEVIKGAASASYGSSALNGLIHVRTAYAKSDPISKASVFYSAVLPPKDRSQQWWHAIPYTTGMSFSHSQKYGRLDVVGSTYLQKSKSYNETSGSEYARINGSIQYRITDRLTAGFHLNMNRRKSQSFFYWRDGVTAYFRPDSSTLSNSNSFRYHIDPFITYFDKSDNKHAFRSRIYVVDNTVSNGQSNSSTLLYGEYQFQRQFKKQGIYLTSGLVANHNSSNSDLFSRLPFKSDNLGLYLQAEKKLYDHTTVSVGWRFEDYTLHRPEVFEGDTLPGGIRKENKSLWRVGINSKINKGLYLRASWGEGFRFPTLAEQFITTSFGATFISPNPGLTSERGWNGEVGLKQGFLWKKSKGYLDAAVFWSKYTDMMEFVFTGFVKGFQSQNIGNTDIKGFEVSAAGATPIGRHLLTYTGGYTFIEPRFVEFTEEDNRRSSADFNILKYRSKHLFKLDIEDQLGPWIFGSGILYTSKMEAIDAIFELVIKGLKEFRQNHGGYTVVDLRAARSWRGVTFNLIFKNLFNEIYTSRPAQMEAPRNITFKINYNF, encoded by the coding sequence CCTGGATGTATGGATGGAATCAGCTGAAAATGTACTTCAGACTGCCGTCATCAGTGACAGTCGATATGCCAAACCCATCAGTGAAAGCACGATCTCTATGGAGGTGATCAAGAGCTCATTGATAGATCATCTCAACGCGACATCTGTTGATGAAGTATTGGACAAAGTCCCTGGCCTCACCATGGTAGGTGACCAGGCCAATATAAGAGGTGGAGCTGGATTTAGTTATGGAGCTGGTAGTAGGGTGTTACTGATGATCAATGAAGTGCCCGCTTTGCAAGCAGATGCGGGATACCCTAATTGGGATGATGTGCCTGTAGAAAACATTGAACAAATAGAGGTTATCAAAGGCGCTGCTTCAGCGAGTTATGGATCATCAGCTTTGAATGGTTTGATTCACGTGCGCACCGCCTATGCCAAATCAGATCCCATTTCCAAAGCATCCGTATTCTATAGCGCCGTGTTGCCTCCAAAAGATAGATCACAGCAATGGTGGCATGCCATTCCTTATACTACTGGCATGAGCTTTTCCCATAGCCAAAAGTATGGCAGACTTGATGTGGTGGGCAGTACTTATTTGCAAAAATCTAAAAGTTATAATGAGACATCAGGCTCAGAATATGCGAGAATCAACGGCAGTATTCAGTATAGGATTACTGACCGGTTGACGGCCGGTTTTCACCTCAACATGAACAGGAGAAAATCTCAAAGTTTTTTCTATTGGCGTGACGGCGTCACTGCTTATTTTAGACCTGACAGCTCTACTTTGAGCAATTCTAATTCTTTTCGATATCACATAGATCCTTTTATCACTTATTTTGACAAATCAGACAATAAACATGCTTTTAGGTCAAGAATCTATGTAGTAGACAATACAGTATCTAATGGTCAATCCAATAGTTCTACCTTATTATATGGAGAATACCAGTTTCAAAGGCAATTCAAAAAGCAAGGCATTTATCTGACTAGTGGATTAGTGGCCAATCATAACAGCAGCAATTCTGACTTATTCAGCCGGCTTCCATTTAAATCTGATAATCTTGGACTCTACCTGCAGGCGGAGAAAAAATTGTATGATCATACTACCGTTTCCGTGGGATGGCGGTTTGAAGATTATACCTTGCATCGACCCGAGGTATTTGAAGGTGATACTTTACCTGGAGGGATCCGGAAAGAAAATAAAAGTTTATGGAGAGTTGGAATAAATTCAAAAATCAACAAGGGTTTATATCTCAGAGCGAGCTGGGGGGAAGGTTTTAGATTCCCTACATTGGCAGAGCAATTTATCACTACTTCATTTGGGGCTACCTTCATTTCACCCAATCCCGGTCTAACTAGCGAGCGAGGTTGGAATGGCGAAGTAGGTCTCAAGCAAGGATTTCTTTGGAAAAAATCCAAGGGCTATTTGGATGCCGCAGTATTTTGGTCGAAATACACTGATATGATGGAATTTGTTTTTACCGGATTTGTCAAAGGATTTCAATCTCAAAATATTGGTAATACGGATATCAAAGGATTTGAAGTTTCAGCCGCAGGAGCAACACCTATCGGAAGACACCTGCTTACTTATACAGGAGGGTATACCTTTATTGAACCCAGGTTTGTTGAATTTACTGAAGAAGACAATCGGCGATCATCTGCGGATTTTAATATACTCAAATATCGCTCAAAACACCTTTTTAAGCTGGATATCGAAGACCAGCTAGGGCCATGGATATTTGGATCAGGCATTTTATATACGAGTAAAATGGAAGCCATAGATGCTATATTCGAATTGGTCATAAAGGGCCTCAAAGAATTTAGGCAAAATCATGGTGGATATACTGTTGTAGATCTGCGAGCTGCCAGATCCTGGCGAGGTGTGACTTTTAACTTGATTTTTAAAAACCTTTTTAATGAGATTTACACTTCCAGACCGGCACAAATGGAAGCTCCCAGAAATATTACTTTTAAAATTAACTACAATTTTTAA